In Oreochromis aureus strain Israel breed Guangdong linkage group 15, ZZ_aureus, whole genome shotgun sequence, a single genomic region encodes these proteins:
- the syt14b gene encoding synaptotagmin-14b isoform X4 translates to MLREKCLLQALVRVTGTHHLAATKRGGRNCGVHELICARRVSPELLGVLSSIAAFMALMALFFLYLNNKLSVESPDNLSHLSDYKNNQPEGVLSDSEEDRVPEGEAQQKTTSAWSSTRKQSSEHGGYSSEASSEQASSIQRIKKDSSLGEPQPPPYQDEGSGACVGSRYRSERGVRRAPTPQRCDSPHCSSEASGDQDTESYLNKACDEDIPSDSTAVLGPEDGSGPPLPTAYEPEPLAKYGTLDVAFEYDSSEQWLAVTVTAATDIPALKQTGNISWQVHLVLLPTKKQRAKTGVQKGPCPVFTETFKFSRVEQEALGDYAVRFRLYSIRRMKKEKVLGEKVFYLTKLNLQGKIALPVTLEPGSELTGCGSVVSVSRSAGALSYRSTEDSSTPEILLGLIYNSATGQLSAEVIKGNHFKTTASDKPVNGLFCCVKHFVGGQLYIMRDTYVKLTMLDSKGKEMSKCKTAVCRGQPNPIYKETFVFQVALFQLSEVSLVVSVFCRRSSMRPRERLGWVSLGLNSTSEEQQAHWTEMKEAEGQQVCHWHTLTDT, encoded by the exons ATGCTGAGGGAAAAGTGTCTCCTACAGGCTTTAGTGAGAGTGACCGGGACACATCACCTGGCAGCGACAAAAA GAGGGGGGAGGAACTGTGGTGTTCATGAGCTCATCTGTGCCAGACGAG tGTCTCCCGAGCTCCTGGGTGTCCTGTCTTCCATTGCAGCCTTCATGGCATTGATggctctgttttttctttacctCAACAACAAATTGTCAGTGGAGAGTCCTGACAATCTGTCACATCTCAGTGACTATAAGAACAACCAGCCAG AGGGAGTTTTATCAGACAGTGAGGAGGACAGAGTTCCAGAGGGCGAGGCCCAGCAGAAGACAACCTCTGCATGGAGCAGCACAcgcaaacagtcatctgagcACGGAGGATACAGCAGCGAGGCCTCCAGTGAACAGG CCAGCAGCATCCAGAGGATAAAGAAAGATTCCTCACTTGGTGAACCTCAGCCTCCTCCGTACCAAGACGAGGGCTCGGGGGCCTGCGTGGGTTCTCGATACCGCTCAGAGCGAGGGGTCAGGAGAGCGCCGACCCCACAGCGCTGTGACAGCCCCCACTGCTCCAGTGAGGCAAGCGGGGACCAGGACACTGAGAGTTACCTCAACAAAGCCTGTGATGAGGACATACCCAGTGACAGCACTGCTGTTCTAGGGCCAGAG GATGGTTCTGGTCCTCCGCTTCCCACTGCCTACGAACCAGAGCCCCTCGCCAAATACGGCACCCTGGATGTCGCCTTTGAGTACGATTCCAGTGAGCAGTGGCTGGCCGTCACTGTCACAGCTGCAACTGACATTCCTGCTCTCAAACAGACCGGCAACATCTCGTGGCAGGTCCACTTGGTCCTGCTGCCCACCAAGAAGCAACGTGCTAAGACCGGCGTTCAGAAGGGCCCGTGTCCCGTCTTCACAGAAACATTCAAGTTTTCCAGGGTGGAGCAGGAGGCCCTGGGAGACTATGCTGTTCGCTTCCGCCTGTACAGCATCAGACGGATGAAAAAAGAGAAGGTCCTGGGAGAGAAGGTGTTCTACCTAACGAAGCTCAACCTGCAGGGCAAAATTGCTCTACCTGTCACGCTGGAGCCTGGCTCTGAACTTACA GGTTGTGGCTCTGTGGTGAGCGTGTCTCGCAGTGCGGGGGCTCTGTCCTATCGCTCCACTGAAGACTCATCCACACCTGAGATCCTCCTGGGTCTCATCTACAACTCTGCCACAGGGCAGCTCTCAGCTGAGGTAATCAAGGGAAATCACTTCAAAACCACAGCATCTGATAAACCCGTCA ATGGTCTGTTTTGTTGTGTAAAACACTTCGTAGGGGGACAGCTTTATATCATGAGAG ACACCTATGTGAAGCTGACCATGCTGGACTCAAAGGGAAAGGAGATGTCCAAGTGTAAGACGGCCGTTTGCCGTGGCCAGCCCAATCCGATCTACAAGGAGACATTCGTGTTCCAGGTGGCGCTCTTCCAGCTGTCCGAGGTGTCACTGGTGGTGTCGGTGTTCTGCCGCCGGAGCAGCATGAGGCCCAGGGAGAGGCTGGGCTGGGTCTCCCTGGGCCTCAACAGCACCAGCGAGGAGCAACAGGCCCACTGGACAGAGATGAAGGAGGCGGAGGGACAGCAGGTCTGCCACTGGCACACCCTCACCGACACATAG
- the syt14b gene encoding synaptotagmin-14b isoform X2 produces MAFFKSFQQNLPSVNISSILDSVTSRVDDLANAVSDVTYAVSDQLTEQVTTIIDKVQEKEDGENGSQESGQNSTLQEGKSGSKSMWQMPRDSEGGNTGSKNSQTSDTTEAENSQSQLEWEWRDGCWRVKKTEAELAEEERRKKEEKELQERREQRRRERRQKQLEKEAKSPRNEEDSQEGRQEEKADDLENTEKKSNDQSAVQQKSGNGDKTPHSPGCESESRVSKPEEQKDHEKEGEKVEDGTEREGDDEEESELSRSSSRVKTSDKKKGKAAKEGSKKTEKASDVEKKRDKGKKSKKGKKKGNQEGVLSDSEEDRVPEGEAQQKTTSAWSSTRKQSSEHGGYSSEASSEQASSIQRIKKDSSLGEPQPPPYQDEGSGACVGSRYRSERGVRRAPTPQRCDSPHCSSEASGDQDTESYLNKACDEDIPSDSTAVLGPEDGSGPPLPTAYEPEPLAKYGTLDVAFEYDSSEQWLAVTVTAATDIPALKQTGNISWQVHLVLLPTKKQRAKTGVQKGPCPVFTETFKFSRVEQEALGDYAVRFRLYSIRRMKKEKVLGEKVFYLTKLNLQGKIALPVTLEPGSELTGCGSVVSVSRSAGALSYRSTEDSSTPEILLGLIYNSATGQLSAEVIKGNHFKTTASDKPVNTYVKLTMLDSKGKEMSKCKTAVCRGQPNPIYKETFVFQVALFQLSEVSLVVSVFCRRSSMRPRERLGWVSLGLNSTSEEQQAHWTEMKEAEGQQVCHWHTLTDT; encoded by the exons ATGGCCTTCTTCAAGAGTTTCCAGCAGAACCTCCCATCTGTCAACATTTCCTCCATCTTGGACTCAGTCACCAGTCGTGTGGACGATCTCGCCAACGCCGTCAGCGATGTCACCTACGCTGTCAGCGACCAGCTGACCGAACAGGTCACTACTATCATCGACAAGGTGCAGGAAAAGGAAGATGGAGAAAACGGCAGCCAGGAATCGGGTCAGAATTCCACCCTGCAAGAAGGCAAGTCCGGCAGTAAAAGCATGTGGCAAATGCCCAGAGACTCAGAGGGGGGGAACACAGGCTCAAAGAACAGCCAAACTAGTGATACAACCGAGGCAGAGAACTCTCAGAGCCAGCTGGAGTGGGAATGGAGGGACGGATGTTGGCGAGTTAAAAAGACAGAAGCCGAGTTAgcagaggaagagaggaggaagaaagaggagaaggagctacaggagaggagagaacagAGGAGAAGAGAAAGGAGACAGAAGCAACTGGAGAAAGAAGCCAAGTCTCCGAGAAATGAAGAAGACTCTCAAGAGGGAAGGCAAGAGGAGAAGGCTGATGAtttagaaaacacagaaaagaagtCAAATGACCAATCAGCTGTTCAGCAAAAAAGTGGTAACGGTGATAAAACTCCTCACTCACCTGGTTGTGAGAGTGAAAGCAGGGTGTCAAAGCCGGAAGAGCAAAAAGATcatgagaaagagggagagaaggtAGAGGACGGCACTGAGCGAGAGGGAGACGATGAGGAAGAATCTGAGCTTTCTAGATCTTCTTCCAGAGTGAAAACGTCGGATAAGAAAAAGGGGAAAGCCGCAAAAGAGGGTtcgaaaaaaactgaaaaggcTTCAGATGTGGAgaaaaagagggacaaaggCAAGAAGagcaaaaaggggaaaaagaaaggaaaccaAG AGGGAGTTTTATCAGACAGTGAGGAGGACAGAGTTCCAGAGGGCGAGGCCCAGCAGAAGACAACCTCTGCATGGAGCAGCACAcgcaaacagtcatctgagcACGGAGGATACAGCAGCGAGGCCTCCAGTGAACAGG CCAGCAGCATCCAGAGGATAAAGAAAGATTCCTCACTTGGTGAACCTCAGCCTCCTCCGTACCAAGACGAGGGCTCGGGGGCCTGCGTGGGTTCTCGATACCGCTCAGAGCGAGGGGTCAGGAGAGCGCCGACCCCACAGCGCTGTGACAGCCCCCACTGCTCCAGTGAGGCAAGCGGGGACCAGGACACTGAGAGTTACCTCAACAAAGCCTGTGATGAGGACATACCCAGTGACAGCACTGCTGTTCTAGGGCCAGAG GATGGTTCTGGTCCTCCGCTTCCCACTGCCTACGAACCAGAGCCCCTCGCCAAATACGGCACCCTGGATGTCGCCTTTGAGTACGATTCCAGTGAGCAGTGGCTGGCCGTCACTGTCACAGCTGCAACTGACATTCCTGCTCTCAAACAGACCGGCAACATCTCGTGGCAGGTCCACTTGGTCCTGCTGCCCACCAAGAAGCAACGTGCTAAGACCGGCGTTCAGAAGGGCCCGTGTCCCGTCTTCACAGAAACATTCAAGTTTTCCAGGGTGGAGCAGGAGGCCCTGGGAGACTATGCTGTTCGCTTCCGCCTGTACAGCATCAGACGGATGAAAAAAGAGAAGGTCCTGGGAGAGAAGGTGTTCTACCTAACGAAGCTCAACCTGCAGGGCAAAATTGCTCTACCTGTCACGCTGGAGCCTGGCTCTGAACTTACA GGTTGTGGCTCTGTGGTGAGCGTGTCTCGCAGTGCGGGGGCTCTGTCCTATCGCTCCACTGAAGACTCATCCACACCTGAGATCCTCCTGGGTCTCATCTACAACTCTGCCACAGGGCAGCTCTCAGCTGAGGTAATCAAGGGAAATCACTTCAAAACCACAGCATCTGATAAACCCGTCA ACACCTATGTGAAGCTGACCATGCTGGACTCAAAGGGAAAGGAGATGTCCAAGTGTAAGACGGCCGTTTGCCGTGGCCAGCCCAATCCGATCTACAAGGAGACATTCGTGTTCCAGGTGGCGCTCTTCCAGCTGTCCGAGGTGTCACTGGTGGTGTCGGTGTTCTGCCGCCGGAGCAGCATGAGGCCCAGGGAGAGGCTGGGCTGGGTCTCCCTGGGCCTCAACAGCACCAGCGAGGAGCAACAGGCCCACTGGACAGAGATGAAGGAGGCGGAGGGACAGCAGGTCTGCCACTGGCACACCCTCACCGACACATAG
- the syt14b gene encoding synaptotagmin-14b isoform X5 encodes MAIDGGGRNCGVHELICARRVSPELLGVLSSIAAFMALMALFFLYLNNKLSVESPDNLSHLSDYKNNQPEGVLSDSEEDRVPEGEAQQKTTSAWSSTRKQSSEHGGYSSEASSEQASSIQRIKKDSSLGEPQPPPYQDEGSGACVGSRYRSERGVRRAPTPQRCDSPHCSSEASGDQDTESYLNKACDEDIPSDSTAVLGPEDGSGPPLPTAYEPEPLAKYGTLDVAFEYDSSEQWLAVTVTAATDIPALKQTGNISWQVHLVLLPTKKQRAKTGVQKGPCPVFTETFKFSRVEQEALGDYAVRFRLYSIRRMKKEKVLGEKVFYLTKLNLQGKIALPVTLEPGSELTGCGSVVSVSRSAGALSYRSTEDSSTPEILLGLIYNSATGQLSAEVIKGNHFKTTASDKPVNGLFCCVKHFVGGQLYIMRDTYVKLTMLDSKGKEMSKCKTAVCRGQPNPIYKETFVFQVALFQLSEVSLVVSVFCRRSSMRPRERLGWVSLGLNSTSEEQQAHWTEMKEAEGQQVCHWHTLTDT; translated from the exons ATGGCGATTGACG GAGGGGGGAGGAACTGTGGTGTTCATGAGCTCATCTGTGCCAGACGAG tGTCTCCCGAGCTCCTGGGTGTCCTGTCTTCCATTGCAGCCTTCATGGCATTGATggctctgttttttctttacctCAACAACAAATTGTCAGTGGAGAGTCCTGACAATCTGTCACATCTCAGTGACTATAAGAACAACCAGCCAG AGGGAGTTTTATCAGACAGTGAGGAGGACAGAGTTCCAGAGGGCGAGGCCCAGCAGAAGACAACCTCTGCATGGAGCAGCACAcgcaaacagtcatctgagcACGGAGGATACAGCAGCGAGGCCTCCAGTGAACAGG CCAGCAGCATCCAGAGGATAAAGAAAGATTCCTCACTTGGTGAACCTCAGCCTCCTCCGTACCAAGACGAGGGCTCGGGGGCCTGCGTGGGTTCTCGATACCGCTCAGAGCGAGGGGTCAGGAGAGCGCCGACCCCACAGCGCTGTGACAGCCCCCACTGCTCCAGTGAGGCAAGCGGGGACCAGGACACTGAGAGTTACCTCAACAAAGCCTGTGATGAGGACATACCCAGTGACAGCACTGCTGTTCTAGGGCCAGAG GATGGTTCTGGTCCTCCGCTTCCCACTGCCTACGAACCAGAGCCCCTCGCCAAATACGGCACCCTGGATGTCGCCTTTGAGTACGATTCCAGTGAGCAGTGGCTGGCCGTCACTGTCACAGCTGCAACTGACATTCCTGCTCTCAAACAGACCGGCAACATCTCGTGGCAGGTCCACTTGGTCCTGCTGCCCACCAAGAAGCAACGTGCTAAGACCGGCGTTCAGAAGGGCCCGTGTCCCGTCTTCACAGAAACATTCAAGTTTTCCAGGGTGGAGCAGGAGGCCCTGGGAGACTATGCTGTTCGCTTCCGCCTGTACAGCATCAGACGGATGAAAAAAGAGAAGGTCCTGGGAGAGAAGGTGTTCTACCTAACGAAGCTCAACCTGCAGGGCAAAATTGCTCTACCTGTCACGCTGGAGCCTGGCTCTGAACTTACA GGTTGTGGCTCTGTGGTGAGCGTGTCTCGCAGTGCGGGGGCTCTGTCCTATCGCTCCACTGAAGACTCATCCACACCTGAGATCCTCCTGGGTCTCATCTACAACTCTGCCACAGGGCAGCTCTCAGCTGAGGTAATCAAGGGAAATCACTTCAAAACCACAGCATCTGATAAACCCGTCA ATGGTCTGTTTTGTTGTGTAAAACACTTCGTAGGGGGACAGCTTTATATCATGAGAG ACACCTATGTGAAGCTGACCATGCTGGACTCAAAGGGAAAGGAGATGTCCAAGTGTAAGACGGCCGTTTGCCGTGGCCAGCCCAATCCGATCTACAAGGAGACATTCGTGTTCCAGGTGGCGCTCTTCCAGCTGTCCGAGGTGTCACTGGTGGTGTCGGTGTTCTGCCGCCGGAGCAGCATGAGGCCCAGGGAGAGGCTGGGCTGGGTCTCCCTGGGCCTCAACAGCACCAGCGAGGAGCAACAGGCCCACTGGACAGAGATGAAGGAGGCGGAGGGACAGCAGGTCTGCCACTGGCACACCCTCACCGACACATAG
- the syt14b gene encoding synaptotagmin-14b isoform X1, whose protein sequence is MAFFKSFQQNLPSVNISSILDSVTSRVDDLANAVSDVTYAVSDQLTEQVTTIIDKVQEKEDGENGSQESGQNSTLQEGKSGSKSMWQMPRDSEGGNTGSKNSQTSDTTEAENSQSQLEWEWRDGCWRVKKTEAELAEEERRKKEEKELQERREQRRRERRQKQLEKEAKSPRNEEDSQEGRQEEKADDLENTEKKSNDQSAVQQKSGNGDKTPHSPGCESESRVSKPEEQKDHEKEGEKVEDGTEREGDDEEESELSRSSSRVKTSDKKKGKAAKEGSKKTEKASDVEKKRDKGKKSKKGKKKGNQEGVLSDSEEDRVPEGEAQQKTTSAWSSTRKQSSEHGGYSSEASSEQASSIQRIKKDSSLGEPQPPPYQDEGSGACVGSRYRSERGVRRAPTPQRCDSPHCSSEASGDQDTESYLNKACDEDIPSDSTAVLGPEDGSGPPLPTAYEPEPLAKYGTLDVAFEYDSSEQWLAVTVTAATDIPALKQTGNISWQVHLVLLPTKKQRAKTGVQKGPCPVFTETFKFSRVEQEALGDYAVRFRLYSIRRMKKEKVLGEKVFYLTKLNLQGKIALPVTLEPGSELTGCGSVVSVSRSAGALSYRSTEDSSTPEILLGLIYNSATGQLSAEVIKGNHFKTTASDKPVNGLFCCVKHFVGGQLYIMRDTYVKLTMLDSKGKEMSKCKTAVCRGQPNPIYKETFVFQVALFQLSEVSLVVSVFCRRSSMRPRERLGWVSLGLNSTSEEQQAHWTEMKEAEGQQVCHWHTLTDT, encoded by the exons ATGGCCTTCTTCAAGAGTTTCCAGCAGAACCTCCCATCTGTCAACATTTCCTCCATCTTGGACTCAGTCACCAGTCGTGTGGACGATCTCGCCAACGCCGTCAGCGATGTCACCTACGCTGTCAGCGACCAGCTGACCGAACAGGTCACTACTATCATCGACAAGGTGCAGGAAAAGGAAGATGGAGAAAACGGCAGCCAGGAATCGGGTCAGAATTCCACCCTGCAAGAAGGCAAGTCCGGCAGTAAAAGCATGTGGCAAATGCCCAGAGACTCAGAGGGGGGGAACACAGGCTCAAAGAACAGCCAAACTAGTGATACAACCGAGGCAGAGAACTCTCAGAGCCAGCTGGAGTGGGAATGGAGGGACGGATGTTGGCGAGTTAAAAAGACAGAAGCCGAGTTAgcagaggaagagaggaggaagaaagaggagaaggagctacaggagaggagagaacagAGGAGAAGAGAAAGGAGACAGAAGCAACTGGAGAAAGAAGCCAAGTCTCCGAGAAATGAAGAAGACTCTCAAGAGGGAAGGCAAGAGGAGAAGGCTGATGAtttagaaaacacagaaaagaagtCAAATGACCAATCAGCTGTTCAGCAAAAAAGTGGTAACGGTGATAAAACTCCTCACTCACCTGGTTGTGAGAGTGAAAGCAGGGTGTCAAAGCCGGAAGAGCAAAAAGATcatgagaaagagggagagaaggtAGAGGACGGCACTGAGCGAGAGGGAGACGATGAGGAAGAATCTGAGCTTTCTAGATCTTCTTCCAGAGTGAAAACGTCGGATAAGAAAAAGGGGAAAGCCGCAAAAGAGGGTtcgaaaaaaactgaaaaggcTTCAGATGTGGAgaaaaagagggacaaaggCAAGAAGagcaaaaaggggaaaaagaaaggaaaccaAG AGGGAGTTTTATCAGACAGTGAGGAGGACAGAGTTCCAGAGGGCGAGGCCCAGCAGAAGACAACCTCTGCATGGAGCAGCACAcgcaaacagtcatctgagcACGGAGGATACAGCAGCGAGGCCTCCAGTGAACAGG CCAGCAGCATCCAGAGGATAAAGAAAGATTCCTCACTTGGTGAACCTCAGCCTCCTCCGTACCAAGACGAGGGCTCGGGGGCCTGCGTGGGTTCTCGATACCGCTCAGAGCGAGGGGTCAGGAGAGCGCCGACCCCACAGCGCTGTGACAGCCCCCACTGCTCCAGTGAGGCAAGCGGGGACCAGGACACTGAGAGTTACCTCAACAAAGCCTGTGATGAGGACATACCCAGTGACAGCACTGCTGTTCTAGGGCCAGAG GATGGTTCTGGTCCTCCGCTTCCCACTGCCTACGAACCAGAGCCCCTCGCCAAATACGGCACCCTGGATGTCGCCTTTGAGTACGATTCCAGTGAGCAGTGGCTGGCCGTCACTGTCACAGCTGCAACTGACATTCCTGCTCTCAAACAGACCGGCAACATCTCGTGGCAGGTCCACTTGGTCCTGCTGCCCACCAAGAAGCAACGTGCTAAGACCGGCGTTCAGAAGGGCCCGTGTCCCGTCTTCACAGAAACATTCAAGTTTTCCAGGGTGGAGCAGGAGGCCCTGGGAGACTATGCTGTTCGCTTCCGCCTGTACAGCATCAGACGGATGAAAAAAGAGAAGGTCCTGGGAGAGAAGGTGTTCTACCTAACGAAGCTCAACCTGCAGGGCAAAATTGCTCTACCTGTCACGCTGGAGCCTGGCTCTGAACTTACA GGTTGTGGCTCTGTGGTGAGCGTGTCTCGCAGTGCGGGGGCTCTGTCCTATCGCTCCACTGAAGACTCATCCACACCTGAGATCCTCCTGGGTCTCATCTACAACTCTGCCACAGGGCAGCTCTCAGCTGAGGTAATCAAGGGAAATCACTTCAAAACCACAGCATCTGATAAACCCGTCA ATGGTCTGTTTTGTTGTGTAAAACACTTCGTAGGGGGACAGCTTTATATCATGAGAG ACACCTATGTGAAGCTGACCATGCTGGACTCAAAGGGAAAGGAGATGTCCAAGTGTAAGACGGCCGTTTGCCGTGGCCAGCCCAATCCGATCTACAAGGAGACATTCGTGTTCCAGGTGGCGCTCTTCCAGCTGTCCGAGGTGTCACTGGTGGTGTCGGTGTTCTGCCGCCGGAGCAGCATGAGGCCCAGGGAGAGGCTGGGCTGGGTCTCCCTGGGCCTCAACAGCACCAGCGAGGAGCAACAGGCCCACTGGACAGAGATGAAGGAGGCGGAGGGACAGCAGGTCTGCCACTGGCACACCCTCACCGACACATAG
- the syt14b gene encoding synaptotagmin-14b isoform X7 → MALMALFFLYLNNKLSVESPDNLSHLSDYKNNQPEGVLSDSEEDRVPEGEAQQKTTSAWSSTRKQSSEHGGYSSEASSEQASSIQRIKKDSSLGEPQPPPYQDEGSGACVGSRYRSERGVRRAPTPQRCDSPHCSSEASGDQDTESYLNKACDEDIPSDSTAVLGPEDGSGPPLPTAYEPEPLAKYGTLDVAFEYDSSEQWLAVTVTAATDIPALKQTGNISWQVHLVLLPTKKQRAKTGVQKGPCPVFTETFKFSRVEQEALGDYAVRFRLYSIRRMKKEKVLGEKVFYLTKLNLQGKIALPVTLEPGSELTGCGSVVSVSRSAGALSYRSTEDSSTPEILLGLIYNSATGQLSAEVIKGNHFKTTASDKPVNGLFCCVKHFVGGQLYIMRDTYVKLTMLDSKGKEMSKCKTAVCRGQPNPIYKETFVFQVALFQLSEVSLVVSVFCRRSSMRPRERLGWVSLGLNSTSEEQQAHWTEMKEAEGQQVCHWHTLTDT, encoded by the exons ATGGCATTGATggctctgttttttctttacctCAACAACAAATTGTCAGTGGAGAGTCCTGACAATCTGTCACATCTCAGTGACTATAAGAACAACCAGCCAG AGGGAGTTTTATCAGACAGTGAGGAGGACAGAGTTCCAGAGGGCGAGGCCCAGCAGAAGACAACCTCTGCATGGAGCAGCACAcgcaaacagtcatctgagcACGGAGGATACAGCAGCGAGGCCTCCAGTGAACAGG CCAGCAGCATCCAGAGGATAAAGAAAGATTCCTCACTTGGTGAACCTCAGCCTCCTCCGTACCAAGACGAGGGCTCGGGGGCCTGCGTGGGTTCTCGATACCGCTCAGAGCGAGGGGTCAGGAGAGCGCCGACCCCACAGCGCTGTGACAGCCCCCACTGCTCCAGTGAGGCAAGCGGGGACCAGGACACTGAGAGTTACCTCAACAAAGCCTGTGATGAGGACATACCCAGTGACAGCACTGCTGTTCTAGGGCCAGAG GATGGTTCTGGTCCTCCGCTTCCCACTGCCTACGAACCAGAGCCCCTCGCCAAATACGGCACCCTGGATGTCGCCTTTGAGTACGATTCCAGTGAGCAGTGGCTGGCCGTCACTGTCACAGCTGCAACTGACATTCCTGCTCTCAAACAGACCGGCAACATCTCGTGGCAGGTCCACTTGGTCCTGCTGCCCACCAAGAAGCAACGTGCTAAGACCGGCGTTCAGAAGGGCCCGTGTCCCGTCTTCACAGAAACATTCAAGTTTTCCAGGGTGGAGCAGGAGGCCCTGGGAGACTATGCTGTTCGCTTCCGCCTGTACAGCATCAGACGGATGAAAAAAGAGAAGGTCCTGGGAGAGAAGGTGTTCTACCTAACGAAGCTCAACCTGCAGGGCAAAATTGCTCTACCTGTCACGCTGGAGCCTGGCTCTGAACTTACA GGTTGTGGCTCTGTGGTGAGCGTGTCTCGCAGTGCGGGGGCTCTGTCCTATCGCTCCACTGAAGACTCATCCACACCTGAGATCCTCCTGGGTCTCATCTACAACTCTGCCACAGGGCAGCTCTCAGCTGAGGTAATCAAGGGAAATCACTTCAAAACCACAGCATCTGATAAACCCGTCA ATGGTCTGTTTTGTTGTGTAAAACACTTCGTAGGGGGACAGCTTTATATCATGAGAG ACACCTATGTGAAGCTGACCATGCTGGACTCAAAGGGAAAGGAGATGTCCAAGTGTAAGACGGCCGTTTGCCGTGGCCAGCCCAATCCGATCTACAAGGAGACATTCGTGTTCCAGGTGGCGCTCTTCCAGCTGTCCGAGGTGTCACTGGTGGTGTCGGTGTTCTGCCGCCGGAGCAGCATGAGGCCCAGGGAGAGGCTGGGCTGGGTCTCCCTGGGCCTCAACAGCACCAGCGAGGAGCAACAGGCCCACTGGACAGAGATGAAGGAGGCGGAGGGACAGCAGGTCTGCCACTGGCACACCCTCACCGACACATAG
- the syt14b gene encoding synaptotagmin-14b isoform X6, with the protein MTQLVSPELLGVLSSIAAFMALMALFFLYLNNKLSVESPDNLSHLSDYKNNQPEGVLSDSEEDRVPEGEAQQKTTSAWSSTRKQSSEHGGYSSEASSEQASSIQRIKKDSSLGEPQPPPYQDEGSGACVGSRYRSERGVRRAPTPQRCDSPHCSSEASGDQDTESYLNKACDEDIPSDSTAVLGPEDGSGPPLPTAYEPEPLAKYGTLDVAFEYDSSEQWLAVTVTAATDIPALKQTGNISWQVHLVLLPTKKQRAKTGVQKGPCPVFTETFKFSRVEQEALGDYAVRFRLYSIRRMKKEKVLGEKVFYLTKLNLQGKIALPVTLEPGSELTGCGSVVSVSRSAGALSYRSTEDSSTPEILLGLIYNSATGQLSAEVIKGNHFKTTASDKPVNGLFCCVKHFVGGQLYIMRDTYVKLTMLDSKGKEMSKCKTAVCRGQPNPIYKETFVFQVALFQLSEVSLVVSVFCRRSSMRPRERLGWVSLGLNSTSEEQQAHWTEMKEAEGQQVCHWHTLTDT; encoded by the exons ATGACTCAGCTAG tGTCTCCCGAGCTCCTGGGTGTCCTGTCTTCCATTGCAGCCTTCATGGCATTGATggctctgttttttctttacctCAACAACAAATTGTCAGTGGAGAGTCCTGACAATCTGTCACATCTCAGTGACTATAAGAACAACCAGCCAG AGGGAGTTTTATCAGACAGTGAGGAGGACAGAGTTCCAGAGGGCGAGGCCCAGCAGAAGACAACCTCTGCATGGAGCAGCACAcgcaaacagtcatctgagcACGGAGGATACAGCAGCGAGGCCTCCAGTGAACAGG CCAGCAGCATCCAGAGGATAAAGAAAGATTCCTCACTTGGTGAACCTCAGCCTCCTCCGTACCAAGACGAGGGCTCGGGGGCCTGCGTGGGTTCTCGATACCGCTCAGAGCGAGGGGTCAGGAGAGCGCCGACCCCACAGCGCTGTGACAGCCCCCACTGCTCCAGTGAGGCAAGCGGGGACCAGGACACTGAGAGTTACCTCAACAAAGCCTGTGATGAGGACATACCCAGTGACAGCACTGCTGTTCTAGGGCCAGAG GATGGTTCTGGTCCTCCGCTTCCCACTGCCTACGAACCAGAGCCCCTCGCCAAATACGGCACCCTGGATGTCGCCTTTGAGTACGATTCCAGTGAGCAGTGGCTGGCCGTCACTGTCACAGCTGCAACTGACATTCCTGCTCTCAAACAGACCGGCAACATCTCGTGGCAGGTCCACTTGGTCCTGCTGCCCACCAAGAAGCAACGTGCTAAGACCGGCGTTCAGAAGGGCCCGTGTCCCGTCTTCACAGAAACATTCAAGTTTTCCAGGGTGGAGCAGGAGGCCCTGGGAGACTATGCTGTTCGCTTCCGCCTGTACAGCATCAGACGGATGAAAAAAGAGAAGGTCCTGGGAGAGAAGGTGTTCTACCTAACGAAGCTCAACCTGCAGGGCAAAATTGCTCTACCTGTCACGCTGGAGCCTGGCTCTGAACTTACA GGTTGTGGCTCTGTGGTGAGCGTGTCTCGCAGTGCGGGGGCTCTGTCCTATCGCTCCACTGAAGACTCATCCACACCTGAGATCCTCCTGGGTCTCATCTACAACTCTGCCACAGGGCAGCTCTCAGCTGAGGTAATCAAGGGAAATCACTTCAAAACCACAGCATCTGATAAACCCGTCA ATGGTCTGTTTTGTTGTGTAAAACACTTCGTAGGGGGACAGCTTTATATCATGAGAG ACACCTATGTGAAGCTGACCATGCTGGACTCAAAGGGAAAGGAGATGTCCAAGTGTAAGACGGCCGTTTGCCGTGGCCAGCCCAATCCGATCTACAAGGAGACATTCGTGTTCCAGGTGGCGCTCTTCCAGCTGTCCGAGGTGTCACTGGTGGTGTCGGTGTTCTGCCGCCGGAGCAGCATGAGGCCCAGGGAGAGGCTGGGCTGGGTCTCCCTGGGCCTCAACAGCACCAGCGAGGAGCAACAGGCCCACTGGACAGAGATGAAGGAGGCGGAGGGACAGCAGGTCTGCCACTGGCACACCCTCACCGACACATAG